Proteins encoded together in one Cervus canadensis isolate Bull #8, Minnesota chromosome 7, ASM1932006v1, whole genome shotgun sequence window:
- the LOC122445325 gene encoding 60S ribosomal protein L31-like, with protein MAPRKKGGEKKGRSAITEVVTREYTISVHKRIHGVSFKKRAPRALKEIRNFAMKEMGTPDVRIDTMLNKAVWAKGIRNVPYRIRVWLSRKRNEDKDSPNKLYTLVSYVPVTTFKNLQTVNVDKN; from the coding sequence ATGGCTCCCAGAAAGAAGGGCGGCGAGAAGAAGGGCCGGTCCGCCATCACCGAGGTGGTGACAAGAGAATACACCATCAGCGTTCACAAGCGCATCCATGGAGTGAGTTTCAAGAAGCGTGCCCCTAGGGCACTCAAAGAAATCCGGAACTTTGCCATGAAGGAGATGGGAACTCCAGACGTGCGCATCGACACCATGCTCAACAAAGCCGTCTGGGCCAAAGGAATTAGGAATGTCCCATACCGGATCCGTGTGTGGTTGTCCAGAAAACGTAATGAAGACAAAGACTCGCCAAACAAGCTCTACACTCTGGTTAGCTACGTGCCCGTCACCACCTTCAAAAATCTACAGACAGTCAATGTGGACAAGAACTAA